Proteins co-encoded in one Pyxidicoccus xibeiensis genomic window:
- a CDS encoding serine/threonine-protein kinase — MAHEKKARKSALARGLEQLSQELARTNFHAGPVEFRLVRHLEGRDNGEQVLLFERSLRHGPPGLVVVKRLRNPASFEMRQRLREEVLLALRLRHPAIAQVHHFRVIGQMPHTILEYVEGPSLDALITVAAMRGRPLPPAFAVYVAVEVADALHHAHTLVGEDGKPLGIIHRDVSPRNIRVERKTGQVKLTDFGAAYSKRVGREETPEHLLKGDLMYASPEYLLGAPMDVRADVFSLGLVLLEALTNRHLFGFWLVQERSHLDEVEANVRADEEPDLPLRQMIALVKRCTHEDVERATAMLPEGLQALLRRALQKQPADRYATAEELCRELRTQLHALQPGYGRREVAEDMEHVITDASAMRDLGEPLEGDLYPSGLEAHELMPAMKVQPR; from the coding sequence ATGGCACACGAGAAGAAGGCCCGGAAGAGCGCGCTCGCCCGGGGACTGGAGCAACTGAGCCAGGAACTGGCACGCACGAACTTCCATGCGGGCCCCGTGGAGTTCCGGCTCGTGCGTCACCTGGAGGGGCGGGACAACGGTGAGCAGGTGCTCCTGTTCGAGCGAAGCCTGCGCCATGGGCCTCCGGGCCTCGTGGTCGTCAAGCGGCTCCGCAATCCCGCCTCCTTCGAGATGCGGCAGCGCTTGAGAGAGGAGGTGCTGCTGGCCCTCCGCCTGCGCCATCCCGCGATTGCGCAGGTCCATCACTTCCGCGTCATCGGCCAGATGCCTCACACCATCCTGGAGTACGTGGAGGGGCCTTCGCTCGATGCGCTCATCACGGTGGCGGCGATGCGCGGCCGGCCCCTGCCTCCCGCCTTCGCCGTGTACGTCGCCGTCGAGGTCGCGGATGCCCTCCACCATGCCCATACGCTCGTGGGCGAGGACGGCAAGCCGCTGGGCATCATCCACCGCGACGTGAGCCCCCGGAACATCCGCGTGGAGCGGAAGACGGGGCAGGTGAAGCTGACGGACTTCGGGGCGGCGTACTCGAAGCGGGTGGGACGGGAGGAGACGCCCGAGCACCTCTTGAAGGGGGACCTCATGTACGCCTCTCCCGAGTACCTGCTCGGCGCGCCCATGGACGTGCGGGCTGACGTCTTCTCGCTCGGGCTGGTGCTGCTGGAGGCGCTGACGAACCGGCATCTCTTCGGCTTCTGGCTGGTCCAGGAGCGCTCACACCTGGACGAAGTCGAAGCGAACGTGCGCGCGGACGAAGAGCCCGACCTGCCCCTCCGGCAGATGATTGCCCTCGTGAAGCGCTGCACGCACGAGGATGTCGAACGTGCGACGGCGATGCTTCCAGAGGGACTCCAGGCCCTCCTGCGCCGTGCCCTCCAGAAGCAGCCCGCCGACCGGTACGCTACGGCGGAGGAACTGTGCCGAGAGCTACGCACCCAGCTCCATGCGCTGCAGCCCGGGTACGGGCGCAGGGAGGTCGCCGAGGACATGGAGCATGTCATCACCGACGCCAGCGCCATGCGGGACCTCGGAGAGCCCCTGGAGGGTGACCTCTATCCCTCGGGCCTGGAGGCCCACGAGCTGATGCCAGCGATGAAGGTGCAGCCACGGTAG
- a CDS encoding helix-turn-helix domain-containing protein has translation MNEKLAAVIGKAARAAREQLGLTQAEVAELMDLSPVVYNRLERGRMLPSVPTLVRLCETLKVSSEVLLGEDRPATRAKGKDKPGREDPPSLHHLTELSRKLDETQRHVLIHMAKVLLR, from the coding sequence ATGAACGAGAAGCTCGCAGCAGTCATCGGAAAAGCCGCACGTGCCGCCCGCGAGCAACTGGGCCTTACCCAGGCCGAAGTGGCCGAGCTGATGGACCTCTCTCCCGTCGTCTACAACCGGCTGGAGCGTGGGCGCATGCTCCCCAGTGTCCCGACGCTCGTCCGGCTCTGCGAGACGCTCAAGGTGTCCTCGGAGGTCCTGCTCGGGGAGGACCGCCCCGCCACCCGGGCGAAGGGCAAGGACAAGCCCGGCAGGGAGGACCCGCCCTCCCTGCATCACCTGACGGAGCTCTCGCGCAAGCTGGATGAGACCCAGCGGCACGTGCTCATCCACATGGCGAAGGTCCTGCTCCGCTGA
- a CDS encoding protein kinase domain-containing protein, with protein sequence MGGYVLKARVGQGGFGTVYLAERGGQRYALKLLPLSGLGDWGERELLMLARVKHPNVVRLLGYWHWPDQAPRFLVVIMEYVEGRQLDVWADAENPSAHAVLLRARGVARALGALHQGKVLHRDVKEANILVREGDGEAVLVDLGVGSHEDTSPLTGGLLPPGTRAYLSPEAWRFHREHLESPDAHYRSTPADDLYALGVVLYWLLTGRKPFHVGLEDDEAAVIAQPPVAPRVRNGRVPEELSALGLRLLEKHPELRPDAGALVARLEELLTRDTPEWHVPLCDSHDEHNVTTHPGPEADEEVVWLNEVRKDVPPRRGRRPPRLGAGAEPIAVSPAPDASPTPPLDGSKSMPARATPVMVASSASWVARALVLSGMLVVLSVAIAHLGGARSPPFADEGSGPGRKVASPERAPESDGAAAPPEAVNPSAASELPAMTPKEPTPVMTQHPAGTPGQPTPPVNARSGTGKALKVAATACALLGCPGAQVREKPLPEPCPPGAIEAMKELDIDVGDGEAWTFGGGNRVLTVREGWISVFLPGSDFGDIPNGSMLSGRLVFGDRVYGRITQARLKNTGRTVPVCMELLDSEGKRGLELEPGSSPTNVKVFSVGYLEAVKSFE encoded by the coding sequence GTGGGCGGGTACGTCCTGAAGGCGCGCGTCGGCCAGGGGGGCTTCGGCACGGTGTACCTCGCCGAGCGGGGCGGGCAGCGGTACGCGCTGAAGCTGCTGCCCCTGTCGGGCCTGGGAGACTGGGGCGAGCGCGAACTGCTCATGCTGGCGCGGGTGAAGCACCCCAACGTCGTGCGCCTGCTGGGGTACTGGCACTGGCCGGACCAGGCGCCACGCTTCCTCGTCGTCATCATGGAATACGTGGAGGGGCGCCAGCTGGATGTCTGGGCGGACGCGGAGAACCCGTCCGCGCATGCGGTGCTGCTCCGGGCCCGTGGCGTGGCGCGGGCGCTTGGGGCCCTGCACCAGGGCAAGGTGCTCCATCGCGACGTGAAGGAAGCCAACATCCTCGTGCGCGAGGGGGATGGCGAGGCGGTGCTCGTGGACCTGGGCGTGGGCAGTCACGAGGACACATCCCCGCTCACGGGAGGCTTACTGCCTCCTGGTACGCGCGCGTACCTGAGCCCGGAGGCCTGGCGCTTCCACCGGGAACACCTCGAGAGTCCCGATGCGCACTACCGCTCCACGCCTGCAGACGACCTGTATGCCCTGGGCGTGGTGCTCTACTGGCTGCTGACGGGCAGGAAGCCGTTTCACGTAGGGCTGGAGGATGACGAGGCGGCGGTCATCGCCCAGCCTCCCGTGGCGCCCCGCGTCCGCAATGGCCGCGTCCCCGAGGAGCTGAGTGCGCTGGGTCTGCGGCTCCTGGAGAAGCATCCGGAGCTGCGACCGGATGCAGGAGCGCTGGTGGCGCGGCTGGAGGAACTGCTGACGCGGGACACGCCTGAGTGGCATGTGCCCCTGTGCGACTCGCATGACGAGCACAACGTCACCACCCACCCTGGGCCGGAGGCAGACGAGGAGGTGGTCTGGCTCAACGAGGTCCGGAAGGATGTGCCGCCGCGCCGGGGAAGGCGGCCGCCACGGCTCGGCGCGGGAGCGGAGCCCATCGCCGTGTCGCCTGCTCCAGATGCGTCCCCGACACCGCCCCTGGACGGGTCGAAGTCCATGCCTGCTCGGGCAACCCCGGTGATGGTGGCTTCTTCGGCAAGCTGGGTCGCAAGGGCTCTGGTGCTATCAGGGATGCTCGTCGTGCTGAGCGTGGCCATTGCACACCTCGGAGGCGCAAGGTCTCCGCCTTTCGCCGACGAAGGAAGCGGACCGGGCCGGAAAGTGGCGTCGCCTGAGCGGGCGCCGGAAAGTGACGGAGCCGCGGCCCCGCCCGAAGCTGTCAACCCTTCCGCGGCCAGCGAGCTTCCAGCGATGACTCCGAAGGAACCGACCCCCGTGATGACGCAACATCCGGCTGGCACGCCGGGTCAGCCCACGCCGCCAGTCAATGCGCGAAGCGGCACGGGCAAGGCGCTCAAGGTGGCGGCGACTGCCTGCGCGCTGCTCGGCTGCCCGGGGGCACAGGTGCGTGAGAAGCCGCTCCCCGAGCCGTGTCCACCCGGCGCTATCGAGGCGATGAAGGAGCTCGACATCGACGTGGGCGACGGGGAAGCGTGGACGTTCGGCGGTGGGAACCGTGTCCTCACGGTGCGAGAAGGCTGGATCTCGGTCTTCCTCCCAGGTTCGGATTTTGGCGACATCCCGAACGGCTCGATGCTCTCCGGCCGGCTCGTCTTTGGAGACCGTGTCTACGGGAGAATCACCCAGGCGCGACTCAAGAACACGGGCCGCACCGTCCCCGTCTGCATGGAGCTACTTGATTCAGAGGGAAAGAGAGGGCTCGAACTCGAGCCCGGCAGCAGCCCGACCAACGTCAAGGTCTTCTCCGTTGGATACCTGGAGGCGGTGAAAAGCTTCGAATAG
- a CDS encoding DUF2381 family protein: MLASPLAFLLPALLTGPASAEPDATSCKTGVHHVELSATTPPEPAQVCISPGQVTLINFDGTLVPGSMTLDGVDRFTQAEPGASSLKLVPSEKLAAGERLRLTVRFKDTAAPTSAAFQLIVHPTLAEPLVDVHRQTRPVESFHQELRAREEQVRQLEEENARLRGQNAAPGGLAGLHALSLLDMRAFAARDNSKSAKASKTSALHVDGPVASFRATGRVAVTARLVNPEGMAPWTAHDARLALEGRKGVELKVLEVWPRAAIPPGDWLTLVVEAETSGMESQGPFTLRIWEAEGGRTAIIHGVMLP; encoded by the coding sequence GTGCTCGCCTCGCCGCTCGCGTTCCTCCTACCGGCCCTGCTGACCGGTCCCGCGTCCGCCGAGCCGGACGCCACTTCCTGCAAGACGGGCGTTCATCACGTCGAGCTCTCCGCAACGACTCCGCCAGAGCCCGCTCAGGTCTGCATCAGCCCGGGCCAGGTGACCCTCATCAACTTCGATGGAACGCTCGTTCCGGGCTCCATGACGCTCGACGGCGTGGACCGATTCACGCAAGCCGAGCCCGGAGCGAGCAGCCTCAAGCTGGTGCCTTCCGAGAAGCTGGCGGCGGGTGAGAGGCTCCGGCTGACGGTGCGTTTCAAAGATACCGCCGCCCCGACAAGTGCTGCCTTCCAGCTGATCGTACACCCCACGCTGGCCGAGCCCCTGGTGGACGTACACCGGCAAACGCGTCCGGTGGAGTCCTTCCACCAGGAACTCAGAGCACGGGAGGAGCAGGTCCGCCAACTCGAGGAAGAAAACGCTCGGCTCCGTGGTCAGAATGCGGCCCCCGGAGGTCTCGCGGGGCTTCACGCCTTGAGCCTGCTCGACATGCGCGCTTTCGCGGCCAGGGATAACAGCAAGAGCGCCAAGGCCTCCAAGACAAGTGCCCTGCACGTGGATGGGCCCGTGGCGAGCTTCCGTGCCACCGGGCGCGTGGCCGTAACGGCGAGATTGGTGAATCCCGAAGGCATGGCCCCCTGGACCGCACACGATGCGAGGTTGGCGCTGGAGGGCAGAAAAGGGGTCGAACTGAAGGTGCTCGAAGTGTGGCCCAGGGCAGCCATCCCGCCGGGCGACTGGCTCACCCTGGTCGTGGAGGCGGAAACCTCTGGCATGGAGTCCCAGGGCCCGTTCACCCTCCGGATATGGGAGGCGGAGGGCGGCAGGACGGCCATCATCCATGGCGTGATGCTTCCGTGA
- a CDS encoding imm11 family protein, with protein MQTEYFVIESAASNAHPMLAWDEYLVGFSRPKPVGPFPLPVRLRLGKPIPRNPVMVDHHELPEPVFSPRLKEALEPLDVYGVQFVQADVKVKPEDVRRYWIVHVYNWIACVDRTRSVLSLYDDGSVLGVKKLVLDEQVLQEIPLERRRIFCLAEAISTHVFHQSIVEKVLALQPEGLRFIRVDKWSDSAAFQP; from the coding sequence ATGCAGACCGAATACTTCGTCATTGAGTCCGCCGCCTCGAATGCTCATCCCATGCTGGCGTGGGACGAGTACCTCGTCGGATTCTCCAGGCCCAAGCCGGTCGGCCCCTTTCCCCTCCCTGTTCGGTTGCGACTCGGGAAACCCATTCCGAGAAACCCCGTCATGGTGGACCACCACGAACTGCCGGAGCCGGTGTTTTCCCCTCGTCTCAAGGAAGCGCTGGAGCCGCTCGACGTCTACGGCGTGCAGTTCGTCCAGGCAGACGTCAAGGTGAAGCCCGAGGACGTAAGGCGCTACTGGATTGTACACGTCTACAACTGGATTGCCTGTGTCGACCGGACCCGCTCGGTGCTTTCCCTCTATGACGACGGAAGCGTCCTCGGGGTCAAGAAGCTGGTGCTGGATGAGCAGGTACTCCAGGAGATTCCCCTGGAGCGGCGGCGGATCTTCTGCTTGGCGGAAGCCATCTCCACCCACGTCTTCCACCAGTCCATTGTGGAGAAGGTGCTAGCGCTCCAACCGGAGGGCCTGCGCTTCATCCGTGTGGACAAATGGAGCGACTCGGCCGCCTTCCAGCCCTGA
- a CDS encoding PAAR-like domain-containing protein, translated as MSDKSEVFVNGMTPVTTESGGRVVGFPDVCKAPGPGGPMPIPFPNIALSRDLESGSRTVRINGAPVALKDSHIGSSTGNEAGTAGGGVVSGKTKGRAHPVTFSLDVRIEGKPVVRNFDLFTLNDHNTAPFPIMQPQGAPPVAGRVGEVEVEQPVEPCDWCGKPKHEFDRKGRVGGNLGNSAVLGRNMLEGRELSVHPWYVGPFSVAAHHLICLEALDDGSWATFCSQFGYHPDRKPNGVFLPMKMALACHLFVAVHRGNHAEGFAFDLHLPYPKAVKKKLKDITKKLETGEFCSNPDALIKAMDTLSAEILTSISSGLWTLTRDGHDYLAGGAGCGGLKSISQKPTLAPCPHGRRHGLTHGVMGHPLAPRALAVGE; from the coding sequence ATGTCCGACAAGAGCGAGGTGTTCGTCAACGGCATGACGCCCGTCACCACCGAGAGTGGGGGCCGGGTGGTGGGCTTCCCGGACGTGTGCAAGGCGCCAGGGCCGGGCGGGCCCATGCCCATCCCGTTCCCCAACATCGCATTGAGCAGGGATTTGGAGAGCGGCTCCAGGACGGTGCGCATCAACGGCGCACCTGTGGCATTGAAGGACTCGCACATCGGTAGCTCCACCGGCAACGAGGCAGGCACGGCGGGTGGAGGCGTGGTGTCCGGCAAGACGAAGGGGCGCGCGCACCCGGTCACCTTCTCCTTGGATGTGCGCATTGAGGGCAAGCCGGTGGTGCGCAACTTCGACCTGTTCACCTTGAACGACCACAACACGGCGCCCTTTCCCATCATGCAGCCACAAGGGGCGCCCCCTGTGGCAGGGCGGGTGGGCGAAGTGGAAGTCGAGCAGCCCGTGGAACCATGCGACTGGTGCGGAAAGCCGAAGCACGAGTTCGACAGGAAGGGGCGAGTGGGCGGCAACCTGGGGAACTCCGCGGTGCTGGGGCGCAACATGCTGGAGGGGCGTGAGCTGTCCGTGCATCCCTGGTACGTGGGGCCTTTCTCCGTGGCCGCGCACCACCTCATCTGCCTGGAGGCGCTGGACGACGGCAGCTGGGCCACCTTCTGCTCGCAGTTCGGCTATCACCCGGACCGCAAGCCCAACGGCGTCTTTCTTCCAATGAAGATGGCGCTCGCATGCCACTTGTTCGTCGCGGTGCACCGAGGGAACCACGCGGAGGGCTTCGCCTTCGACCTGCACCTGCCGTATCCCAAGGCCGTCAAGAAGAAGCTCAAGGACATCACGAAGAAGTTGGAGACTGGCGAGTTCTGCTCCAACCCAGACGCGCTCATCAAGGCGATGGACACGCTGAGCGCGGAGATTCTGACCAGCATCAGCTCGGGCCTGTGGACGCTCACCCGGGATGGGCACGACTACCTGGCCGGGGGAGCGGGGTGCGGAGGGCTGAAGAGCATCAGTCAGAAGCCGACTCTCGCGCCATGCCCCCACGGACGGCGGCATGGCCTCACCCATGGAGTGATGGGACATCCGCTGGCGCCGAGAGCCCTCGCCGTTGGAGAGTGA
- the sitA5 gene encoding SitA5 family polymorphic toxin encodes MPLRRTGAVLLVVLTACSGTPRVTRARADEGGAARYELSVVSPRTVSVEPVELDEDDFTEAVAKLAQEAHPSAQPQKAVRRLLPQVAEGGHAARAEEGPIIRVAPVEVTASTSRAEVELTREYLRWCQRAQGGGDCLHLLADGPTVRGDDRYALALALSLGSVLEETKLALKGMVEPSAVLAMLVWIAALYLLLWVLPEPVSKGIAAGLTVGLLAWLGVDTVWSLMRGWTRLVEDADRATSFDELSSAGENFGKVMGENTARVLVLLATAVLGGSVAKLAEKLPRLPGFAQASVQAEAQGGLRLATMAEVETVAASSEGTFSILTRSPGSAAGSRVKATTVIQHQGGNRQVLINGQRWHVPAKKPLKDIPATDPVGDQLQAAALRAAQRWGPHELRLEEQKAITQAVSRGEHWMARLLERQARGRFVERVLRSQFPQLRWNLRGVDVIDPSTGYKYELLSGTDSNLALHGQRMVDVLFRMITF; translated from the coding sequence ATGCCGCTCCGTCGAACGGGTGCCGTCCTGCTGGTCGTACTGACCGCGTGCAGCGGCACTCCACGTGTCACGCGCGCACGGGCGGATGAAGGCGGGGCAGCCCGGTATGAGCTGAGCGTCGTGTCTCCTCGCACCGTGTCCGTGGAGCCCGTGGAGCTGGATGAGGACGACTTCACCGAGGCCGTGGCGAAGCTGGCGCAAGAAGCCCACCCCTCGGCCCAGCCCCAGAAGGCGGTGCGGCGACTCCTCCCCCAGGTGGCTGAGGGTGGGCATGCGGCGCGCGCGGAGGAGGGCCCCATCATCCGGGTGGCGCCCGTGGAGGTAACGGCCTCCACCTCGCGGGCGGAGGTGGAGCTGACGCGCGAGTACCTGCGCTGGTGCCAGCGGGCCCAGGGCGGCGGGGACTGTCTGCACCTGCTGGCGGATGGTCCCACCGTGCGAGGTGACGACAGGTACGCGCTGGCCCTGGCGCTCTCGCTCGGCTCGGTGCTGGAGGAGACGAAGCTGGCGCTCAAGGGGATGGTGGAGCCCTCCGCCGTGCTCGCCATGCTGGTGTGGATTGCCGCCCTCTACCTGCTGCTCTGGGTGCTACCCGAGCCTGTCTCCAAGGGCATCGCGGCCGGCCTGACGGTAGGCCTGCTCGCCTGGCTGGGCGTGGACACGGTGTGGAGCCTGATGCGCGGTTGGACGCGGCTGGTGGAGGACGCGGACAGGGCGACCTCCTTTGACGAGCTGAGCTCGGCCGGAGAGAACTTCGGCAAGGTGATGGGCGAGAATACCGCGCGCGTGCTGGTGCTGCTGGCCACCGCGGTGCTGGGCGGCTCGGTGGCGAAGCTGGCGGAGAAGCTGCCCAGGCTGCCCGGCTTCGCGCAGGCGTCCGTACAGGCCGAGGCGCAGGGTGGCTTGCGCCTCGCGACGATGGCAGAGGTGGAGACGGTGGCGGCCTCGTCGGAGGGCACCTTCTCCATCCTGACGCGCAGCCCGGGCAGCGCGGCGGGCTCGCGGGTGAAGGCCACCACCGTCATCCAGCACCAGGGTGGAAACCGGCAGGTACTCATCAACGGGCAGCGCTGGCATGTGCCCGCGAAGAAACCGCTGAAGGACATTCCGGCGACAGACCCGGTGGGGGACCAACTTCAAGCCGCCGCGCTCCGGGCAGCCCAGAGGTGGGGCCCTCACGAACTCCGACTGGAAGAGCAAAAGGCCATCACCCAGGCGGTTTCTCGCGGGGAGCACTGGATGGCGAGACTCCTGGAGCGACAAGCCCGGGGACGCTTCGTGGAAAGAGTGCTGCGAAGCCAGTTTCCCCAGTTGAGGTGGAATCTACGAGGTGTCGACGTGATTGACCCCTCTACGGGCTACAAGTACGAGCTTCTCTCTGGAACGGACTCGAACCTGGCCTTGCACGGCCAGCGCATGGTGGATGTCCTCTTCCGCATGATCACCTTTTAA
- a CDS encoding pentapeptide repeat-containing protein, whose translation MPQLNIENRDIENERLEIKAGDIGFLGPNLTLRNCTLVLRVAARNLILIGPRLIDCTIEVKRELKNFPWTHANLKGCRFTGTMTGCDFGRWPYDEKPERGGIEDCDFTGAHLTACRFVDCDPGSLKLPSWPCFTILDPMRRNKELLALPWPGTTRIMVESFLMSPPQTVAVTDSATALAKRFDTSEEAIRAVLDRLDGVIL comes from the coding sequence ATGCCTCAGCTCAATATCGAGAACCGGGACATTGAAAACGAGCGGCTCGAAATCAAGGCCGGGGACATTGGCTTCCTGGGTCCAAACCTGACGCTTCGGAATTGCACCCTGGTCCTGAGGGTTGCCGCGAGGAATCTGATTCTCATCGGCCCACGCCTCATCGACTGCACCATCGAGGTGAAACGGGAGCTGAAGAACTTCCCCTGGACCCATGCCAATCTGAAGGGCTGCCGATTCACGGGCACGATGACCGGCTGTGACTTCGGTCGCTGGCCCTACGATGAAAAGCCGGAGCGCGGCGGTATCGAGGACTGCGACTTCACGGGTGCACACCTGACCGCTTGTCGCTTCGTCGACTGCGACCCCGGCAGCCTGAAGCTCCCGTCCTGGCCCTGCTTCACCATCCTCGACCCCATGCGCCGCAACAAGGAACTGCTCGCGCTGCCCTGGCCGGGGACAACCCGCATCATGGTGGAGTCCTTCCTGATGTCCCCGCCGCAAACCGTAGCCGTGACGGACTCCGCCACTGCGCTCGCTAAACGCTTTGACACCAGCGAAGAAGCCATCCGTGCCGTCCTCGACCGCCTCGATGGCGTGATTCTCTGA
- a CDS encoding TraB/GumN family protein — MKHLFLLTSLLLTALLGGGCASTPTPAKTYTPVDTGHAFLWEVKDGHGRGGTAYVVGSIHMGREGELTLPPAMETAFAKSDALVVEVDVGKVDANSMAKLVMELGRLPEGQRLSQRLDPETVTLLSRAADRMGLQLDGLESLRPWLAGMVLSVTELQRAGYQQGHGVDRAFLGRARDAGKAILELETAEGQVRMLAGTPDKLQDLMLRDQLRRTQEAGAVLEQLVAAWKAGDADGMASLILQGANDATYRPVYERIFFERNAQMATSVDALLAQPRTHFVVVGAGHVVGPQGLVALLQKQGHSVRQLPRTPAAE; from the coding sequence ATGAAGCACCTGTTCCTGCTGACGTCCCTGCTCCTCACCGCGCTGCTCGGTGGGGGCTGTGCCTCCACGCCCACCCCGGCGAAGACGTACACCCCCGTCGACACCGGCCACGCCTTCCTCTGGGAGGTGAAGGACGGACACGGGCGCGGCGGCACTGCTTACGTCGTCGGCTCCATCCACATGGGCCGCGAGGGCGAGCTCACCCTCCCTCCCGCCATGGAGACCGCCTTCGCGAAGTCCGACGCGCTGGTCGTCGAGGTGGATGTCGGCAAGGTGGATGCCAACTCCATGGCGAAGCTCGTCATGGAGCTGGGCCGCCTCCCCGAGGGCCAGCGCCTCTCCCAGCGCCTGGACCCCGAGACAGTCACCCTCCTCAGCCGCGCCGCCGACCGCATGGGCCTGCAGCTCGACGGACTGGAGAGCCTGCGCCCGTGGCTCGCCGGCATGGTCCTCAGCGTCACCGAGCTGCAGCGCGCCGGCTACCAGCAGGGCCATGGCGTGGACCGCGCCTTCCTCGGCCGCGCCCGCGACGCCGGCAAGGCCATCCTCGAGCTGGAGACCGCCGAGGGACAGGTCCGCATGCTCGCCGGCACCCCGGACAAGCTCCAGGACCTCATGCTCCGCGACCAGCTCCGCCGCACCCAGGAGGCCGGCGCCGTCCTCGAACAGCTCGTCGCCGCCTGGAAGGCCGGGGACGCCGACGGCATGGCCTCCCTCATCCTCCAGGGCGCCAACGACGCCACCTACCGCCCCGTCTACGAGCGCATCTTCTTCGAGCGCAACGCGCAGATGGCCACCAGCGTGGACGCCCTCCTCGCCCAGCCCCGCACCCACTTCGTCGTCGTCGGCGCCGGCCACGTCGTCGGCCCCCAGGGCCTCGTCGCCCTCCTCCAGAAACAGGGCCACTCCGTCCGCCAGCTGCCACGCACCCCCGCCGCCGAGTGA
- a CDS encoding Lrp/AsnC family transcriptional regulator — translation MPLDELDIRIVDQLQRDGRATQLELSRAVGLSQPAVAERIRKLEERGIITGYTARVDASKLGKDITAFIGVSVEHPKYFEGFAKKVLALPDVLECHRVAGQDSYILKVKTANTKTLDSLLVETLRTIAGVTRTQTTIVLSSIKEDTHVRVPAEQLKGE, via the coding sequence ATGCCCCTCGACGAACTCGACATCCGCATCGTCGACCAGCTGCAGCGCGACGGCCGCGCGACGCAGCTGGAGCTGTCGCGCGCGGTGGGGCTGTCGCAGCCGGCGGTGGCCGAGCGCATCCGGAAGCTGGAGGAGCGCGGCATCATCACCGGGTACACGGCGCGGGTGGACGCGTCGAAGCTCGGCAAGGACATCACCGCCTTCATCGGGGTGAGCGTCGAGCATCCCAAGTACTTCGAGGGCTTCGCGAAGAAGGTGCTCGCGCTGCCGGACGTCCTGGAGTGCCACCGCGTGGCCGGCCAGGACTCGTACATCCTCAAGGTCAAGACGGCGAACACGAAGACGCTCGACTCGCTCCTCGTGGAGACGCTGCGCACCATCGCCGGCGTCACCCGCACGCAGACGACCATCGTCCTGTCATCCATCAAGGAGGACACGCATGTGCGTGTCCCCGCCGAGCAGCTGAAAGGAGAGTGA
- a CDS encoding aminotransferase-like domain-containing protein, with the protein MSADAMSAPLPPPPVWRLAQRMSRIKTSAVREILKVAERPDILSFAGGLPAPELFPVEAIAEAHAEVLATEGRAALQYSTTEGFAPLREWICGHLQKRGRVSTADQVLITNGSQQGIDLVAKVLLDPGDLVVVENPSYLAALQTFGGYEAKFATVGSDDQGMRTDDLERLLATHRPKLVYVVANFQNPKGTTLSLERRRELVRLAQRHRFLILEDDPYGELRFTGEHLPSLAAFDDEGVVVSLGTFSKTLAPGLRIGWVVGPRDFVRNLTVAKQSTDLHTATLAQRAVARLLTRFDYGAHLESLRPVYGERANAMLAALEAHMPAGTKWTTPEGGMFLWVELPEGLSGDLLLPKAIEQKVAFVPGSPFFANNPRPEFLRLNYSNRPPDLIAEGMRRLGAVIAAAM; encoded by the coding sequence ATGAGCGCCGACGCGATGAGCGCCCCCCTTCCCCCGCCGCCCGTATGGCGGCTGGCCCAGCGGATGTCTCGCATCAAGACGTCCGCGGTCCGCGAAATCCTGAAGGTCGCCGAGCGGCCCGACATCCTCTCCTTCGCGGGAGGCCTGCCGGCCCCGGAGCTCTTCCCCGTGGAGGCCATCGCCGAGGCGCACGCCGAGGTGCTCGCCACCGAGGGCCGCGCGGCGCTCCAGTACAGCACCACCGAGGGCTTCGCCCCCCTGCGCGAGTGGATTTGCGGCCACCTCCAGAAGCGCGGCCGCGTGTCCACCGCGGACCAGGTCCTCATCACCAACGGCTCGCAGCAGGGCATCGACCTGGTGGCCAAGGTGCTGCTGGACCCGGGTGACCTCGTCGTCGTGGAGAACCCCAGCTACCTGGCGGCGCTCCAGACGTTCGGCGGCTACGAGGCGAAGTTCGCCACCGTGGGCAGCGACGACCAGGGCATGCGCACCGACGACCTGGAGCGCCTGCTGGCCACGCACCGGCCCAAGCTGGTGTACGTCGTCGCCAACTTCCAGAACCCCAAGGGCACCACCCTCTCGCTGGAGCGCCGGCGCGAGCTGGTGCGGCTGGCCCAGCGCCACCGCTTCCTCATCCTCGAGGACGACCCGTACGGCGAGCTGCGCTTCACCGGCGAGCACCTGCCGTCGCTGGCCGCCTTCGACGACGAGGGCGTCGTCGTGTCCCTGGGCACGTTCTCCAAGACGCTCGCCCCGGGCCTGCGCATCGGCTGGGTGGTGGGCCCGCGCGACTTCGTGCGCAACCTCACCGTGGCCAAGCAGTCCACGGACCTGCACACCGCCACGCTCGCCCAGCGCGCGGTGGCCAGGCTCCTCACCCGCTTCGACTACGGCGCCCACCTGGAGTCGCTGCGCCCCGTCTACGGCGAGCGCGCCAACGCCATGCTGGCCGCGCTCGAGGCCCACATGCCTGCGGGCACCAAGTGGACCACGCCCGAGGGCGGCATGTTCCTGTGGGTGGAGCTGCCCGAGGGCCTCAGCGGCGACCTGCTGCTGCCCAAGGCGATTGAGCAGAAGGTGGCCTTCGTGCCCGGCAGCCCCTTCTTCGCCAACAACCCGCGCCCGGAGTTCCTCCGCCTCAACTACTCCAACCGGCCGCCAGACCTGATTGCCGAGGGCATGCGCCGGCTGGGCGCCGTGATTGCCGCGGCCATGTAG